In a single window of the bacterium genome:
- a CDS encoding proline--tRNA ligase, with the protein MKLSQYFFQTLIEEPKDAPLISHKLMLKAGLIKMLSSGVYSFLPIGFRVLKKVEKIVREEMSKIGAIELFMPSLSPSGRWKETKRWEAYGDDMFRLKDRRGNEFGLCPTHEEVICDMVRDVVKSYKRLPFSLYQIQTKFRDEPRPRGGVIRAREFLMKDAYSFHHNEESCEKTYKDFFSAYKRIFERCGLNFVIVEAEAGIIGGSFSHEFIVPSENGEDTVMVCEKCGYAASLEKTEVGVKGQGSRVKGQEMELKLVETPNLKSVAKVSSYLSKKPEELIKTLILKADFEIIAVLIRGDCELNETKLKKALNIKELSMADSETIEKITGAPLGFSGPIGLNCKIIADYSLKEGKNFVLGANKENFHYINANIERDFKVEGFFDLKIARENDPCPKCESILSEIKGIELGHCFKLGTKYSKAMGLRFLNENGDKNLVIMGCYGIGVSRIIAAVIEQNYDKRGIIFPKEIAPFSSIIINIENRALADEIYSHLLEKNIDVLYDDREETPGKKFADADLIGIPYQIIIGKKSTREKIEFVERKTKKREFLSLNEIVNRL; encoded by the coding sequence ATGAAGCTAAGTCAATACTTCTTTCAGACATTGATTGAGGAGCCAAAGGATGCCCCTTTAATCTCCCACAAGCTGATGCTAAAGGCAGGGCTTATAAAAATGCTCTCCTCTGGGGTTTATTCCTTTCTTCCTATTGGATTTAGGGTGTTAAAAAAGGTAGAGAAAATTGTTCGGGAGGAGATGAGTAAAATCGGTGCAATTGAGCTTTTTATGCCTTCTCTTTCACCTTCAGGGCGTTGGAAAGAGACAAAGAGATGGGAGGCTTATGGCGATGATATGTTCAGGCTAAAGGATAGGAGGGGAAATGAATTTGGGCTTTGTCCAACCCACGAGGAGGTTATCTGCGATATGGTAAGGGATGTGGTAAAATCATATAAAAGGCTTCCCTTTTCCTTGTATCAAATCCAGACAAAATTTAGGGATGAGCCAAGGCCAAGGGGAGGGGTGATTAGGGCAAGGGAGTTTCTAATGAAGGATGCATATTCATTCCATCACAACGAAGAATCTTGCGAAAAGACATATAAAGACTTCTTTAGCGCATATAAGAGAATCTTTGAACGATGTGGATTAAATTTTGTAATCGTTGAGGCAGAGGCAGGGATTATCGGAGGCTCATTCTCCCATGAGTTTATTGTCCCCTCTGAGAATGGCGAGGATACGGTGATGGTTTGCGAAAAATGTGGGTATGCGGCAAGCCTTGAAAAAACCGAGGTAGGAGTCAAGGGTCAAGGGTCAAGGGTCAAGGGTCAAGAGATGGAGCTTAAGTTGGTTGAGACGCCAAATCTTAAGAGTGTGGCGAAGGTTTCAAGCTATCTTTCTAAAAAACCAGAGGAATTGATAAAGACATTGATTCTAAAGGCAGACTTTGAGATAATTGCTGTGCTTATCCGTGGGGATTGCGAATTAAATGAGACAAAACTTAAAAAGGCATTAAATATAAAGGAGCTTTCTATGGCAGATAGTGAAACAATAGAAAAAATAACCGGAGCTCCTTTGGGATTTTCTGGTCCAATTGGGCTTAATTGCAAAATTATTGCTGATTATTCCCTTAAAGAGGGGAAAAACTTTGTGCTGGGTGCAAATAAAGAAAATTTTCACTATATAAATGCAAACATAGAGAGGGATTTTAAGGTAGAAGGTTTCTTTGATCTAAAAATAGCAAGAGAAAATGATCCCTGCCCAAAGTGTGAAAGCATTCTTTCCGAAATAAAAGGGATTGAGCTTGGCCATTGCTTTAAATTGGGGACAAAATATTCAAAGGCAATGGGACTGAGATTTTTAAATGAAAATGGGGATAAAAACCTGGTAATTATGGGGTGCTATGGGATTGGCGTATCCAGAATAATTGCCGCTGTTATTGAACAAAACTATGACAAGAGGGGGATAATTTTTCCCAAAGAGATTGCCCCATTTTCTTCCATTATCATAAACATTGAAAATAGGGCATTGGCAGATGAGATTTATTCACATTTGCTAGAGAAAAACATTGATGTTTTATATGATGACAGGGAGGAAACCCCAGGGAAAAAGTTTGCCGATGCTGACCTTATTGGCATTCCCTACCAGATAATCATTGGAAAAAAATCTACCCGCGAAAAAATAGAGTTTGTAGAAAGAAAAACAAAAAAGAGAGAATTTCTAAGTCTTAATGAGATTGTAAACAGATTGTAA
- a CDS encoding prepilin peptidase, translating to MFKGILFIIGAVLGSFFNVCIYRLPKDISIVFPGSFCPKCNVSIKWYDNIPILSFFVLKGRCRHCKEGIPIRYLLVEVLTACLYFYLGNLYGLKLELLIWLFFFSLLILIAFIDLETFFVLDKVVYPGIAVGILLYIFLWRDLEHILGLVFGGGLIFLVAKLSSLILKMEGMGSGDVWIVGLIGLFLGFRLLISSLLISSIFAIIIGGSLILMGRKKRRDYISYGPYLAFGALVSFVFKERISCLFL from the coding sequence ATGTTTAAAGGCATTTTATTTATCATTGGTGCGGTGTTGGGAAGCTTTTTTAATGTTTGTATCTATAGGCTACCCAAGGATATTTCTATTGTGTTCCCTGGCTCATTTTGTCCAAAATGCAATGTTTCTATAAAATGGTATGACAATATCCCCATCTTAAGCTTTTTTGTCCTTAAGGGAAGATGCAGGCATTGCAAAGAAGGAATTCCCATTCGCTATCTTTTGGTTGAGGTTTTAACGGCTTGCCTCTATTTTTATCTTGGAAATTTGTATGGATTAAAGCTAGAGCTTTTGATTTGGCTGTTTTTCTTTTCCCTGCTTATTTTAATTGCCTTTATTGACCTTGAGACATTTTTTGTCCTGGATAAAGTAGTATATCCAGGGATTGCGGTGGGAATTCTTCTCTATATTTTTCTATGGAGGGATTTAGAGCATATCCTTGGGCTTGTTTTTGGAGGTGGTCTTATATTCCTTGTGGCAAAGCTCTCCTCACTTATCCTTAAAATGGAGGGAATGGGAAGTGGAGATGTATGGATAGTAGGCTTAATTGGGCTATTTCTTGGCTTTAGGCTTCTTATTTCATCTTTGCTTATTTCATCAATATTTGCTATTATTATTGGAGGCTCTCTTATCCTTATGGGAAGAAAAAAGAGGAGGGATTATATCTCTTATGGCCCATACCTTGCATTTGGTGCCCTTGTCTCATTTGTCTTTAAAGAGAGAATATCTTGCTTATTTCTCTAA
- a CDS encoding HEPN domain-containing protein: protein MDIERLLDNFKEYLLTSDIKGKIAKIILFGSCAKKTNVSSSDIDILIFTLNGKGIERPLMDKAYTFMMEHNAPFEILISSIDSLFFQDYFVYNVLQNGKEVYSMEKEEIKREAMKDTTELSQEYLEGAKEVFKRKRIRLAIDAAYNSAELAAKALILLKQDDLPGSHGGVVTLFGRLYIKTNEVAPEIGYKLNIALRIRNEARYKPNALLTKENAQEVIGLAEDLIKLILEKNATIFNRR, encoded by the coding sequence ATGGACATTGAGAGGCTTCTTGATAATTTTAAAGAATACCTATTGACAAGTGATATTAAAGGAAAAATTGCAAAGATTATTCTTTTTGGTAGCTGTGCTAAAAAAACCAATGTTTCCTCCTCAGACATAGACATTCTTATCTTTACCCTTAATGGTAAAGGTATTGAGAGACCGCTTATGGATAAGGCATATACATTTATGATGGAGCATAATGCTCCCTTTGAAATTCTTATCTCAAGCATTGATTCTCTATTTTTTCAAGATTATTTTGTATATAATGTCCTACAAAATGGTAAGGAGGTTTATTCTATGGAAAAAGAAGAAATAAAAAGGGAGGCGATGAAGGATACAACAGAGCTCTCACAAGAATATCTGGAGGGAGCAAAAGAGGTTTTTAAGAGAAAAAGGATCCGCTTAGCAATAGATGCGGCATACAACTCTGCCGAGCTAGCCGCAAAGGCACTCATCCTTTTAAAACAAGATGACCTACCAGGAAGTCATGGCGGTGTAGTCACTCTGTTTGGTCGTCTATATATAAAAACAAACGAAGTAGCACCAGAGATAGGTTATAAGTTAAATATTGCTTTAAGGATAAGAAACGAGGCAAGGTATAAACCAAATGCATTATTAACTAAAGAGAATGCACAAGAGGTTATAGGCTTAGCTGAAGATTTAATAAAGCTCATCTTAGAAAAAAATGCTACGATTTTTAACCGCCGGTGA
- the aroC gene encoding chorismate synthase, protein MLRFLTAGESHGPSLTVILEGLPAGLFIDKEEINKQLARRQMGYGRGGRMKIEKDEIEITGGIRKGYTLGSPLCMNIKNKDWENWREKWDNVEPILSPRPGHADLSGAIKYGHSDLRNVLERASARETAARCAVGCVCKGFLSNFGIDVLGYVVSIGKIRTKRSPKTYAEINGSPLFCADSIKEKLMIKEIDKASENGDTLGGVFEIKAIGVPVGLGSYVHWDRRLDSLLAFALMSIPGIKGVEIGLGFEAAKRFGSKVHDEIFYKNKFYRKANNAGGIEGGVSNGEPIIIRCAMKPIPTLKKPLSSVNIETKEKTKAVVERADVCAVPSASFIGEAMTAFIIANAFLERYGGDNMKQIEKRFKNEG, encoded by the coding sequence ATGCTACGATTTTTAACCGCCGGTGAATCGCACGGTCCATCTTTAACTGTAATCCTTGAAGGCCTTCCAGCCGGGCTTTTTATAGACAAAGAAGAAATAAATAAGCAATTAGCAAGAAGGCAAATGGGCTATGGAAGGGGAGGAAGGATGAAGATTGAAAAAGATGAGATAGAGATTACCGGAGGGATAAGAAAGGGATATACACTAGGAAGCCCATTATGTATGAATATAAAAAATAAAGATTGGGAGAATTGGAGGGAAAAATGGGATAATGTAGAACCAATTCTTTCTCCAAGGCCAGGTCATGCTGACCTTTCTGGAGCAATAAAATATGGACATTCTGATCTAAGGAATGTCTTGGAAAGGGCATCTGCAAGGGAAACAGCGGCAAGGTGTGCGGTTGGTTGCGTCTGTAAGGGCTTTCTTTCTAATTTTGGTATTGATGTTTTAGGATATGTTGTTTCAATTGGAAAGATAAGGACAAAGAGGTCTCCTAAAACATATGCTGAAATAAATGGCTCACCTTTATTCTGTGCAGATTCCATAAAAGAAAAGCTAATGATAAAAGAAATAGACAAGGCATCAGAAAATGGTGATACACTTGGTGGAGTGTTTGAGATAAAGGCAATTGGTGTTCCGGTTGGCTTGGGTTCTTATGTCCATTGGGATAGAAGGCTGGATAGCCTTCTTGCCTTTGCCTTGATGAGCATTCCTGGAATAAAAGGGGTTGAAATTGGTCTTGGTTTTGAGGCGGCAAAGAGGTTTGGTAGCAAGGTACACGATGAAATATTTTACAAAAATAAATTCTATAGAAAGGCAAACAATGCAGGTGGAATTGAGGGGGGAGTAAGCAATGGAGAGCCAATTATTATCCGATGTGCGATGAAACCCATTCCAACCCTAAAGAAGCCCCTCTCCTCAGTAAATATAGAGACAAAGGAAAAAACAAAAGCTGTGGTTGAAAGGGCTGATGTTTGTGCTGTCCCATCTGCATCTTTTATTGGAGAGGCAATGACAGCATTTATCATTGCAAATGCCTTCCTTGAAAGGTATGGCGGCGATAATATGAAGCAGATAGAAAAAAGATTTAAAAATGAAGGTTGA
- a CDS encoding YaaR family protein yields the protein MKVEEAHTRFKEFEEAMGVGRGKRTKKTQIVKEKEEKPHPFAEKIREETLKALKEELSSLILKIEEKGKVLLNSPTYENLINYKELVATFVQYAVQNIWQLEEKKSGRFARTQKVHLILKRIDENLLLLTDEVLKKERDVLRLASTIDEIQGLLIDLFS from the coding sequence ATGAAGGTTGAAGAGGCACATACAAGGTTTAAGGAATTTGAGGAGGCAATGGGTGTAGGAAGGGGAAAAAGGACAAAAAAGACACAAATAGTAAAGGAAAAGGAGGAAAAACCACATCCATTTGCTGAAAAAATCAGGGAAGAAACCCTGAAGGCATTAAAGGAGGAGCTTTCTTCCCTTATTTTAAAAATAGAGGAGAAGGGAAAGGTTCTTCTAAATAGCCCAACTTATGAAAACCTTATAAATTACAAGGAGCTGGTTGCAACATTTGTCCAATATGCTGTGCAGAATATCTGGCAGCTTGAGGAAAAGAAAAGTGGAAGGTTTGCCAGAACACAAAAGGTTCATCTTATTTTAAAAAGGATAGACGAAAACCTCCTTCTTTTAACCGATGAGGTTTTAAAAAAGGAAAGGGATGTTTTGCGTCTTGCCAGCACAATAGATGAAATACAAGGGCTTCTTATTGACCTATTTTCATAA